One window from the genome of Desulfovibrio legallii encodes:
- a CDS encoding FlxA-like family protein yields MSISTISGSNGVTSLEEIFGINGTGSASSSTSSSEASGDTVDISDEARKIFSESIHKYDSGSTTTASAESEGDSTDDSSTSEESSGSAGGSAAAGGSGGSSSSSDTVESIKKQIESLKSQLTSLANQAGAGDQAVESKMNALQAQLAALEAQLAAAQA; encoded by the coding sequence ATGAGCATCAGCACCATCAGCGGCAGCAACGGCGTCACCAGTCTTGAGGAAATTTTCGGCATCAACGGCACGGGCAGCGCCAGCAGCAGCACGAGCAGCAGCGAGGCTTCCGGCGATACGGTGGATATTTCCGACGAGGCCCGCAAGATTTTTTCGGAGAGCATCCACAAGTATGATTCCGGCTCCACAACGACGGCCTCTGCGGAAAGCGAGGGCGACAGCACAGACGATAGCTCCACCTCTGAGGAAAGCTCCGGCAGCGCAGGCGGCAGCGCGGCCGCGGGCGGTTCCGGCGGGTCTTCCTCCAGCAGCGACACGGTGGAGAGCATCAAAAAGCAGATCGAATCTCTGAAGAGCCAGCTCACGAGTTTGGCCAACCAGGCGGGGGCGGGCGACCAGGCCGTGGAGAGCAAGATGAACGCCCTGCAGGCCCAGCTGGCGGCGCTGGAAGCCCAATTGGCGGCGGCCCAGGCCTGA
- the rbr gene encoding rubrerythrin — translation MKSLKGTQTEKNILTAFAGESEARNRYDFFAGQAKKDGYVLVQDIFQETALQEKEHAKRLFKFLEGGEVEIQAGYPAGVIGASEANLRAAAGGENYEHTTMYPSFAATAEKEGFAEVAAVMRNIAVAEAYHEKRFLSLANDIKEGRMFVRNKPTVWRCLNCGCLVEGEHAPEVCPACAHPKAYFAELNYTF, via the coding sequence ATGAAATCCTTGAAAGGCACGCAGACGGAGAAGAACATCCTTACCGCCTTTGCCGGCGAGTCTGAGGCTCGCAACCGTTATGACTTTTTTGCCGGTCAAGCCAAAAAAGATGGCTACGTGCTGGTGCAGGACATTTTTCAGGAAACAGCCCTGCAGGAAAAGGAACACGCCAAGCGCCTGTTCAAGTTTCTTGAAGGCGGCGAGGTAGAGATCCAGGCCGGTTATCCCGCGGGCGTCATCGGTGCCAGCGAAGCCAACCTGCGCGCCGCGGCCGGCGGCGAAAACTACGAGCACACCACCATGTATCCCTCCTTTGCCGCCACGGCCGAAAAAGAGGGCTTTGCCGAGGTGGCCGCCGTCATGCGCAACATTGCCGTGGCCGAAGCCTACCATGAGAAGCGCTTCCTGAGCCTGGCCAACGACATCAAGGAAGGCCGCATGTTTGTGCGCAACAAGCCCACGGTCTGGCGCTGTCTCAACTGCGGCTGTCTGGTGGAGGGCGAGCACGCTCCCGAGGTCTGTCCGGCCTGCGCCCATCCCAAAGCCTACTTCGCGGAACTGAACTACACGTTCTAG
- a CDS encoding DUF1385 domain-containing protein, which yields MEGVMMRNGAVYGLAVRRADGVICARRYPWFSLTEATWLRKPFVRGFPVLVETLVNGVKALNRSVEAAAQGEGEELSGWQLTLTLAAALLMAVGLFVLAPHLLSVGMLWLGLGGDVEGLSFHVWDGFFKCCIFVAYIRAIACVPDIRRVFQYHGAEHKTIHAFEAGGDVDAAAAAGMSRLHPRCGTTFLLFVICLSIVLHAVLVPLLLHVYTPQNEAAKHAVTIAFKLLLMAPISALAYELIRYAARLRQGFWATLLRAPGLALQRLTTDEPDAGQLEVAVVALREALDPEEGLRVRAVPYATE from the coding sequence ATGGAAGGCGTTATGATGCGCAATGGTGCGGTGTACGGCCTGGCCGTGCGCCGCGCCGACGGCGTTATCTGCGCCCGCCGTTACCCCTGGTTCAGCCTGACTGAGGCCACCTGGCTCCGAAAGCCCTTTGTGCGCGGGTTTCCCGTGCTGGTGGAAACCCTGGTCAATGGGGTCAAGGCCCTCAACCGTTCGGTGGAGGCGGCCGCCCAGGGCGAGGGGGAGGAGCTTTCGGGCTGGCAGCTCACGCTGACGCTTGCGGCCGCTCTGCTCATGGCTGTGGGGTTGTTTGTACTGGCCCCGCACCTGCTTTCCGTGGGCATGCTCTGGCTGGGGCTGGGCGGCGATGTGGAAGGGCTCTCCTTCCATGTCTGGGACGGCTTTTTCAAGTGTTGCATTTTTGTGGCCTATATCCGGGCCATTGCCTGCGTGCCGGACATCCGGCGGGTGTTCCAGTACCACGGGGCCGAGCACAAGACTATCCACGCCTTTGAGGCCGGAGGGGACGTGGACGCCGCCGCAGCCGCCGGCATGAGCCGCCTGCACCCGCGCTGCGGCACCACGTTTCTGCTGTTTGTGATCTGCCTTTCCATCGTGCTGCACGCGGTGCTGGTGCCCTTGCTGCTGCACGTCTACACGCCGCAGAACGAGGCGGCTAAGCACGCTGTGACCATCGCCTTCAAGCTGCTGCTTATGGCGCCCATCAGCGCCTTGGCCTACGAGCTTATCCGCTACGCGGCCCGGCTGCGCCAGGGCTTTTGGGCCACGCTGCTGCGCGCGCCCGGCCTGGCCTTGCAGCGCCTGACCACCGACGAGCCGGATGCGGGGCAGCTGGAAGTGGCCGTGGTGGCCCTGCGCGAGGCCCTGGACCCGGAGGAGGGGCTGCGCGTGCGCGCTGTGCCCTACGCCACGGAATGA
- the rpmE gene encoding 50S ribosomal protein L31, which yields MKENIHPKVYKATITCACGHEEQVLSTKGEQVHVEVCSHCHPFFTGKQRFLDTAGRIDRFRKKYAKFEQK from the coding sequence ATGAAAGAAAACATCCATCCCAAAGTGTACAAAGCCACCATCACCTGCGCCTGCGGGCATGAGGAGCAGGTGCTTTCCACCAAGGGCGAGCAGGTGCATGTGGAAGTCTGCTCCCACTGCCACCCCTTTTTCACCGGCAAGCAGCGCTTCCTGGATACTGCCGGCCGTATTGACCGCTTCCGTAAGAAGTACGCCAAGTTTGAGCAAAAGTAA
- a CDS encoding ABC transporter ATP-binding protein: protein MLELSHVDTYYGNIQALRDITLNVEEGDIVTLIGANGAGKSTTLMTICGINRPRQGEILWYGKPIHTLPPHEIVALGISQVPEGRLIFPDLSVSENLDLGAFLRRDPAAVKQDLDYVFSLFPILAERRRQLGGTLSGGEQQMLAISRALMARPKLLLLDEPSLGLAPIIIQQIFDIIRKVNADGTTVFLVEQNANQALRIANRGYVMENGRIVMHDTAANLLKSEQVRKAYLGV from the coding sequence ATGCTTGAGCTCAGCCATGTGGACACCTATTACGGCAATATCCAGGCCCTGCGCGACATCACGCTCAACGTGGAAGAAGGCGACATCGTCACCCTTATCGGGGCCAACGGCGCGGGCAAATCCACCACACTCATGACCATTTGCGGCATCAATCGGCCCCGCCAGGGCGAAATTCTCTGGTACGGCAAGCCCATCCACACCCTGCCGCCGCACGAAATCGTGGCCTTGGGCATCTCGCAGGTGCCGGAAGGCCGCCTTATCTTCCCCGACCTGAGCGTGAGCGAAAATCTGGACCTGGGCGCTTTTCTGCGGCGCGACCCCGCCGCCGTGAAGCAGGACCTGGACTACGTTTTCAGCCTCTTTCCCATTCTGGCCGAACGCCGCCGCCAGCTGGGCGGCACCCTCTCCGGCGGGGAGCAGCAGATGCTTGCCATCAGCCGCGCCCTCATGGCCCGCCCCAAGCTCCTTTTGCTGGACGAACCTTCCCTGGGCCTTGCCCCCATCATCATCCAGCAGATTTTTGACATCATCCGCAAGGTCAACGCCGACGGCACTACCGTCTTTCTGGTGGAGCAGAACGCCAACCAGGCCCTGCGCATTGCCAACCGCGGGTATGTGATGGAAAACGGCCGCATCGTCATGCACGACACGGCCGCCAATCTTCTCAAAAGCGAACAGGTCCGCAAAGCCTACCTGGGCGTCTAA
- a CDS encoding pyridoxal-phosphate-dependent aminotransferase family protein produces the protein MTTVLGSLEQVLLMAPGPSPVAPNVLKAMGIPTLGHMDPDCFKLMDALQEQLRAVCKTRNAVTFPISGTGSAGMEACFVNLVEPGDAVLIVTNGVFCSRMVEVASRLGAAVDTVECPWGTPIRPEAVEAQLRRKHYKLLAVVHAETSTGVNNPVAALGALVKGSDTLFLVDSVAGLGGVDVRVDEWGIDAFYSGSQKCLSTPPGLAPASFSDAAMDAMAKRRTKVPNWYLDVALIRNYWEGSPRVYHHTAPINMYYGLHQALDNLLTEGLEASFARHQAMHQRLVEGLGALGFSLYVKEGAAPQVNLFVPPAGVDANALRLRLRQEHKIEVAGGLGALAGKVVRVGVMGEGARPEPIDRLLAAVKACL, from the coding sequence ATGACCACCGTTCTCGGTTCTCTGGAGCAGGTGCTGCTCATGGCCCCCGGTCCCAGCCCCGTAGCCCCCAACGTGCTCAAAGCCATGGGCATCCCCACCCTGGGGCATATGGACCCGGACTGCTTTAAACTCATGGACGCCCTGCAGGAGCAGCTGCGGGCCGTGTGCAAAACCCGCAATGCTGTTACCTTCCCCATTTCCGGCACGGGCTCGGCGGGCATGGAAGCCTGCTTCGTCAACCTGGTGGAGCCTGGCGACGCCGTGCTCATCGTCACCAACGGCGTGTTCTGCTCCCGCATGGTGGAGGTGGCTTCGCGCCTGGGCGCGGCGGTGGACACGGTGGAATGCCCCTGGGGCACGCCCATCCGGCCCGAAGCCGTGGAAGCCCAGCTGCGCCGCAAGCACTACAAGCTGCTTGCTGTGGTGCACGCCGAAACCTCCACAGGCGTCAACAACCCCGTGGCGGCCCTGGGCGCGCTGGTCAAGGGCAGCGACACGCTCTTCCTGGTGGACAGCGTGGCCGGCCTGGGCGGCGTGGACGTGCGGGTGGACGAGTGGGGCATCGACGCCTTTTACAGCGGCTCGCAAAAGTGCCTTTCCACCCCTCCCGGGCTCGCGCCCGCGTCCTTCTCCGACGCGGCCATGGACGCCATGGCCAAACGCAGGACCAAGGTGCCCAACTGGTACCTGGATGTGGCGCTGATCCGCAACTACTGGGAGGGATCGCCCCGCGTTTACCACCACACGGCCCCCATCAATATGTACTACGGCCTGCACCAGGCCCTGGACAACCTGCTGACTGAAGGGCTGGAGGCTTCCTTCGCCCGGCACCAGGCCATGCACCAACGCCTGGTGGAGGGCCTGGGCGCGCTGGGCTTCAGCCTCTACGTCAAGGAGGGCGCGGCCCCGCAGGTGAACCTCTTTGTGCCGCCCGCCGGCGTGGACGCCAACGCCCTGCGCCTGCGCCTGCGGCAGGAACACAAGATTGAAGTGGCGGGCGGTCTGGGCGCGCTGGCCGGCAAGGTTGTCCGCGTGGGCGTCATGGGCGAAGGCGCGCGGCCGGAACCCATCGACCGCCTGCTGGCCGCCGTCAAGGCTTGCCTGTAG
- a CDS encoding M48 family metallopeptidase — translation MAAKSAALAPPLSVPFLLADGTLLTAAVRPSARARRTRLSLSPGGALTLTVPQGLPLQQLEMCLPSFLPWLERAWKARRARAAEPALPQAILLPLRNARFDVAHGGSFAAGRAAAVAPGARALLQTTPQGRVLAVETPGLLRLYGPAAPEACAAALQHWCRTLAATHLPPYVEDLALRGGFALARTSVRDQRGRWGSCSRRPTADGAPAARLNLNWRALLLPLPLLEHLCWHELCHLRHMNHSPAYRAELARYSPRWPEQEKALNRAWRALPRWALPMEG, via the coding sequence ATGGCTGCAAAATCTGCCGCCCTTGCCCCGCCCCTGAGCGTCCCCTTCCTGCTGGCCGATGGCACCCTGCTCACTGCCGCCGTGCGGCCCTCGGCCCGTGCCCGGCGCACGCGCCTTTCCCTCAGCCCCGGCGGCGCTCTTACCCTCACCGTACCGCAGGGGCTGCCCCTGCAGCAGCTGGAAATGTGCCTGCCCAGCTTCCTGCCCTGGCTGGAGCGCGCCTGGAAGGCCCGGCGCGCCCGTGCGGCGGAACCCGCCCTGCCCCAGGCTATCCTTCTGCCGCTGCGCAACGCGCGCTTCGACGTAGCCCACGGCGGCAGCTTCGCCGCCGGGCGCGCCGCAGCCGTGGCCCCTGGCGCGCGCGCCCTGCTGCAAACAACACCCCAAGGCCGCGTGCTGGCAGTGGAAACGCCCGGCCTGCTGCGCCTCTACGGCCCTGCAGCGCCGGAGGCCTGCGCCGCGGCCCTGCAGCACTGGTGCCGCACCCTGGCCGCAACCCACTTGCCCCCTTATGTGGAAGACCTGGCCCTGCGCGGCGGCTTCGCCCTGGCCCGGACCAGCGTGCGCGACCAGCGCGGCCGCTGGGGCAGCTGCTCCCGGCGCCCCACGGCGGACGGCGCGCCGGCGGCACGCCTGAACCTCAACTGGCGCGCCTTGCTCCTGCCCCTGCCCCTGCTGGAACACCTCTGCTGGCACGAGCTGTGCCACCTGCGGCACATGAACCATTCCCCGGCCTACCGGGCCGAGCTGGCCCGCTACTCCCCCCGCTGGCCGGAACAGGAAAAAGCCCTCAACCGCGCCTGGCGCGCCCTGCCCCGCTGGGCTCTGCCCATGGAGGGGTAA
- the prfA gene encoding peptide chain release factor 1, giving the protein MFAKLEGLEKKYLELEHSLAQPEVFNDQAHYRKLAKAHADLRPVVELFRQYRSLSQELEENKQLLHDDDADIHQLALEEVHRLEAALPEIEHKLKVQLLPTDPLDEKNTILEIRAGTGGEEAALFAADLLRMYSRYAELKGWKVEIMSESPSESGGYKEIICLITGSKVYSRLKFEAGAHRVQRVPATEAQGRIHTSAATVAVMPEAEEVDVEIKPDDLRIDIYRASGAGGQHVNKTESAVRITHIPTGTVVTCQDERSQHKNKARAMKVLASRILAAERARQSSELSADRKAQVGSGDRSERIRTYNFPQGRCTDHRINLTLYSLDRIMEGELDPLVEALVTAAQADALKAQASE; this is encoded by the coding sequence ATGTTTGCCAAGCTGGAAGGTCTGGAAAAAAAATATCTGGAGTTGGAGCACAGCCTGGCTCAGCCCGAGGTGTTCAACGATCAGGCGCACTACCGCAAGCTGGCCAAGGCCCATGCGGACCTGCGGCCCGTGGTGGAGCTTTTCCGCCAGTACCGCTCCCTTTCTCAGGAGCTGGAAGAGAATAAGCAGCTGCTCCACGACGACGATGCGGACATCCACCAGTTGGCCCTGGAAGAGGTCCACCGGCTGGAAGCCGCCCTGCCGGAGATTGAGCATAAGCTCAAGGTGCAGCTGCTGCCCACCGACCCCCTGGACGAAAAGAACACCATTCTGGAAATCCGCGCCGGCACCGGCGGGGAAGAGGCCGCCCTGTTTGCGGCGGATCTCCTTCGCATGTATTCCCGCTACGCCGAGCTCAAGGGCTGGAAGGTGGAAATCATGAGCGAATCCCCTTCCGAATCGGGCGGCTATAAGGAAATTATCTGCCTTATCACCGGTAGTAAGGTGTACAGCCGGCTCAAGTTTGAGGCCGGGGCCCACCGGGTGCAGCGGGTGCCCGCCACCGAGGCCCAGGGCCGCATCCACACCTCGGCGGCCACGGTGGCCGTCATGCCCGAAGCTGAAGAGGTGGATGTGGAAATCAAACCCGACGACCTGCGCATTGATATCTACCGCGCATCGGGCGCGGGCGGCCAGCACGTCAACAAGACGGAATCGGCCGTGCGCATCACCCACATCCCCACGGGCACCGTGGTCACCTGCCAGGACGAACGCTCCCAGCACAAGAATAAGGCCCGCGCCATGAAGGTGCTGGCCTCGCGCATCCTGGCCGCGGAGCGCGCCCGCCAGAGCTCGGAGCTTTCCGCCGACCGCAAGGCGCAGGTGGGCAGCGGCGACCGCTCGGAGCGCATCCGCACCTACAATTTCCCCCAGGGCCGCTGCACGGACCACCGCATCAACCTGACCCTCTATTCCCTGGACCGGATCATGGAAGGCGAGCTGGATCCCCTGGTGGAGGCCCTGGTCACCGCCGCCCAGGCCGACGCGCTCAAGGCCCAGGCCTCGGAATAG
- a CDS encoding TlyA family RNA methyltransferase, with product MPKTLRQRADQLAYEQGLAESREQARRLIMAGRVALAGGPPGAPPLLVPKPGHPYPADTAFALLEPERYVSRGAYKLLTILEHFRLDVTGMVCLDAGASTGGFTDCLLQHGAARVYAVDVGKNQLHEKLRADPRVVSLEGVNLRHAPPSLIPETVDLAVADVSFISLTLVLPPCLTWLKPGGLAAVLIKPQFELGPGETVKGVVRDPAARQRAVDKILTFADVQLGLDCRGVLPAAVKGPKGNQEFMALLARR from the coding sequence ATGCCCAAGACCTTGCGCCAACGCGCCGACCAACTGGCTTACGAACAGGGCCTGGCCGAAAGCCGGGAGCAAGCCCGCCGCCTGATCATGGCTGGCCGCGTGGCCCTGGCCGGCGGGCCTCCGGGCGCGCCGCCCCTGCTGGTGCCCAAGCCCGGTCATCCTTACCCCGCGGATACGGCCTTCGCCCTGCTGGAGCCGGAACGCTATGTGAGCCGTGGGGCCTACAAACTTCTGACCATCCTGGAGCATTTCCGCCTGGACGTGACCGGCATGGTTTGCCTGGACGCCGGGGCCTCCACGGGCGGCTTTACGGATTGCCTGCTGCAGCACGGGGCCGCGCGGGTTTATGCCGTGGACGTGGGCAAGAACCAGCTGCACGAGAAGCTGCGCGCCGATCCCCGCGTTGTCAGCCTGGAGGGCGTAAATCTGCGCCACGCGCCGCCTTCCCTTATCCCTGAAACTGTGGACCTGGCGGTGGCGGACGTCTCTTTCATTTCCCTTACCCTGGTGCTGCCCCCTTGCCTGACCTGGCTCAAACCCGGCGGCCTGGCCGCCGTGCTCATCAAGCCGCAGTTTGAGCTGGGCCCCGGCGAGACGGTCAAGGGCGTGGTGCGCGACCCGGCAGCCCGGCAGCGCGCCGTGGACAAAATTCTCACGTTTGCCGACGTCCAGCTGGGCCTGGACTGCCGGGGCGTGCTGCCCGCCGCCGTCAAGGGCCCCAAGGGCAATCAGGAATTCATGGCCCTGCTGGCCCGGCGCTGA